Proteins encoded by one window of Vigna radiata var. radiata cultivar VC1973A chromosome 5, Vradiata_ver6, whole genome shotgun sequence:
- the LOC106761842 gene encoding far upstream element-binding protein 1-like — translation MAEEAQYSSGTESASLKRKYEDQSSDRPTGFSAGPATGIELAKQRAQEVAARLLSVTPPPPLDAKRPKPDNGAPSSGFDSYDAKPQYSAVPPVSYSHQGTSKKIDIPNGRVGVIIGKGGETIKYLQLQSGAKIQVTRDMDADPNSTTRTVELMGTPEAIASAEKLINEVLAEAESGGSGIVARRLTGQAGSDEFVMRIPNNKVGLIIGKGGETIKNMQASTGARIQVIPLHLPPGDTSTERTLKIDGTPEQIESAKELVNQIISGENRLRNPAMSGGYPQQGYQSRPPSNWAPPAPMQQPGYGYMQPGGYSGPSPQYNMPQPPYAGYPPQQPGGYSTSWDQSSAPPHQQSTHAGGYDYYSQQPQQPQNPGGPAPPGDSSAYSYSQPPSSGYSQPGQGYSQDSYNAYNAQSQSGYGQPQTYDQQQGYGSATTGYGSGNNQAQEGHTASYASQGDSGPAPSTQPTTQQGYPTSQQPSSNTANYPAQGTPQSGYGVPPTSQAAYGSQPQPGYGPGYGAPQSQKPSGNPPVYGQSQSPGAVGGYGQSAYPAQPPPSGYTQPQAETGAQRAPPSGYGAGQPGYGSQTYGAAQGGQPAYGQVPPPYSNSSYGAGYTQAPAYTGDGNGSGNTQPPQTAVAKASPQT, via the exons ATGGCGGAAGAAGCACAGTATTCATCGGGAACGGAGTCGGCATCCCTCAAGCGCAAGTACGAAGACCAATCCTCCGACAGACCCACCGGATTCTCTGCGGGTCCCGCCACCGGCATCGAGCTCGCCAAGCAGCGTGCTCAAGAAGTCGCCGCTCGCCTCCTCAGTGTCACTCCTCCTCCTCCGCTCGACGCCAAGCGTCCCAAACCCGATAACGGTGCTCCTTCCTCCGGTTTCGATTCTTACG ATGCGAAGCCTCAGTACTCGGCCGTTCCCCCCGTCTCCTACAGTCACCAAGGAACGAGCAAGAAGATTGATATCCCTAACGGCAGGGTTGGTGTGATAATTGGCAAAGGTGGAGAGACCATTAAGTATCTCCAGTTGCAGTCTGGTGCCAAAATTCAAGTTACTCGCGATATGGACGCCGACCCTAATTCTACTACCAGGACCGTTGAGCTTATGGGCACTCCCGAGGCAATCGCTTCTGCAGAGAAACTCATTAATGAAGTTCTTGCCGAG GCTGAATCTGGAGGTTCTGGCATTGTTGCTCGAAGACTGACCGGACAAGCTGGGTCGGATGAATTTGTCATGAGAATTCCGAATAATAAG GTTGGCCTTATAATTGGCAAAGGTGGAGAAACCATAAAGAATATGCAAGCTTCTACTGGTGCACGGATTCAG gTGATACCTCTGCATCTTCCTCCAGGTGACACATCAACTGAAAGAACATTGAAAATTGATGGGACACCTGAGCAAATTGAGTCTGCAAAGGAGTTGGTTAATCAAATCATCAGTGGCGAG AATCGTCTTAGAAATCCTGCAATGTCTGGTGGTTATCCTCAGCAAGGTTACCAATCTCGTCCACCCTCTAACTGGGCTCCCCCTGCTCCAATGCAGCAGCCTGGTTATGGTTATATGCAGCCTGGTGGATATTCTGGTCCATCACCTCAGTATAATATGCCTCAACCACCATATGCGGGCTATCCTCCTCAACAACCAGGTGGATATTCCACTAGCTGGGACCAGTCTTCTGCACCACCTCACCAACAGTCTACTCATGCTGGCGGCTATGATTACTATAGTCAACAGCCACAGCAACCGCAAAATCCTGGAGGGCCAGCACCTCCAGGGGATAGCTCTGCATACAGTTACAGTCAACCACCTTCATCTGGTTATAGCCAACCGGGACAGGGTTATTCTCAGGACAGCTATAATGCATACAATGCACAGTCTCAATCAGGGTATGGACAGCCACAAACATATGATCAGCAGCAAGGCTATGGCTCAGCTACTACTGGCTATGGTAGTGGGAATAACCAAGCGCAAGAGGGCCACACTGCAAGCTATGCATCGCAGGGAGATTCAGGCCCAGCTCCATCTACCCAACCGACCACACAACAAGGTTATCCTACCAGCCAACAGCCCAGCTCAAACACTGCCAACTACCCAGCTCAGGGAACTCCTCAGTCAGGTTATGGGGTTCCCCCGACCTCCCAAGCTGCTTATGGAAGTCAACCACAGCCAGGTTACGGACCTGGTTATGGAGCCCCTCAATCTCAGAAACCAAGTGGCAATCCTCCTGTTTATGGACAGTCGCAGTCACCCGGTGCGGTGGGAGGCTATGGTCAGTCAGCATATCCTGCTCAGCCTCCACCTTCCGGTTATACTCAACCCCAAGCAGAAACGGGTGCTCAGAGAGCACCTCCATCGGGCTATGGTGCAGGGCAACCAGGTTATGGTTCTCAAACATATGGTGCAGCTCAGGGTGGCCAGCCTGCTTATGGTCAGGTACCACCTCCTTACAGCAACAGTTCTTATGGTGCTGGTTATACTCAGGCTCCCGCATATACTGGCGATGGTAATGGCAGTGGAAATACGCAGCCTCCTCAGACTGCTGTTGCTAAAGCATCGCCTCAGACTTGA